The Arcobacter sp. F155 nucleotide sequence AAAAAACAAAAAATTAATAATCCTAAAGATTTATTAGTTTTAAAAGGTTTTGGAAAAGGTTTGATTAAAAATATTGAAAAAGATGTAAAAGTTAAAGAAGCTAAAAAGTAGCTATATATTAAAACCTAGGAAATTTTCTGCTAAAATACTATCTAAAAAGGAGTTTGGTATGAAAATTTCTGGGAATTCTTTTTGCCCATGTGGGAGCTTAAAAAAGTATAAAAAATGCTGTAGACTATTTCACTTTGGTGAAACTCCTTTAACTGCATTAGAGCTTATGAAATCAAGATATAGTGCTTATGTTGCAAACAATCAAGACTATATTATTTCAACTACTCATAGAGATAATGCAGAATATACAACTGATATTCAAGGTTGGAAAGACTCAATAAACAATTTTTCAAAGTATAGTGACTTTAGAAAGTTAGAGATATTAGACTTTATTGATGGTCAAGAGGTATCTTATGTGACTTTTAAAGCCACTATATTTCAAGGTGCAATTGATTCTTCTTTTGTGGAAAAAAGTAAATTCCTAAAAGTAGATGGAAGATGGTTGTATCATAGTGGAGAATTTGTACAATAAATTATAAAGGTAAAGATATATGAAGATTTTATTAGCTCCAGCAGAGACAAAAAATAGTGGTGGAGAAAACAAACCTTTTTGTAAAGAGAACTTTTTTTTAGAAGAGTTATTTGAAAAAAGAGAAGAGATTTTTAATACTTACGAAGAGTATGTTTCAAGTTTAACAATAGAAGAACTATCTAAATGGTTTGGTTTAAAAAAGCTAGAAGAAGTAGAAAAATACAAAGAGAGTTTAAAAGATAAGCCAACTATGAAAGCTATCAATAGATATGAAGGTGTTGCCTTTGATGCTTTAGATTATAAAAACTTAGATGAAAAAACGCAAAAGTATATAGATGAGAATGTATTGTTATTCTCAAATCTTTTTGGTCCAATAAAAGCAAATGATTTAATACCTGACTATAAATATAAGCAAGGTGCAAAACTTCCTAATATAAATGTTGAGAAATTTTATTTAGAAAACTTTTCAGATAGTTTAGATGAGTTTGTTGGTGAAGAAGTGATTGATTTACGAGCAGGTTTTTATGAGAAGTTTTATAAAGTAAAAAAAGCAAATGTTTTGACATTTAAATTTATAAAAGATGGGAAAGTTGTTTCTCACTGGGCTAAGTTTTATAGAGGAAAACTTTTACAAGAAATAGCAAAAAATGATATAAAAAATCATAGTGAGTTTATGCAAATTCAAATTCCTGGATTAAAGCTTGAAGAGATTCAAGAAAAGAAAAACGTGAAACTACTTATAATGAGTATCGAGGATTAAGAAGTACTCATATGAGTACTTCTTCTTATTTAAATATATCAGCAGTTTGGTTTTGATACCAACCTACAGCATATTCTGCTTCTAATGCTCTAAATGAAGCATCAGCACCCATAGGACTTAGTCCTCCAGCTCCTGGAACTGTTCTAATTCCATCTTCGTGAGCTTCATAAACAGCAGCAACTGTAATACCATAATTTGGTGCAATTAAACTATAACAAGTATTTGCAAGTTTTGGTGGGTTTACTACAGGTTTATTTTTCAATAATCTTGTGATTTGAAGTGCTGCAATTTTAGCTTGTGAATTTGCAGAGAAACCAGATTTTGGCATCTTTGTTGCAATTGAAGCATCTCCAATTACGTGTACATTTTCAACAAGTCTTGACTCAAAAGTTTTAGTGTTAACTGGACACCAATCACCTTTTGTAAGTCCTGAATCAAATGCAAGTTGTCCAGCTTTTTGTGAAGGAATATAGTTAAGAACATCTGCTTTTACAACTTCATCTTCAGTTGTAATCTCTAATTTCTTAGGATCAACAGAGATAACTTTTCCTCCAAACTCTGCACTTCTCCATTCAATCATATCACCATAAAGGTTTTCCCAACCTTCTTGGAATAGACCTTGTTTAGAGAATTTATTCTTTTGGTCTAAGATAATGATTTTAGAGTTTGGTTTATGAGTTTTTAAATAGTGTGCAACTAAAGAGATTCTTTCATATGGACCAGGAGGACATCTAAATGGATTAGCTGGGGCAACCATTACATATGTTCCTCCATCATTCATTCCTTCAAGTTGTTCTCTTAAAAGTGTAGTTTGAGCACCTGCTTTATATGCATGAGGAGCATACATTTCAGAACCTTCTACATAACCTTTTTCATATTTGAAATCAATCCCTGGTGATACGATTGCTCTGTGGTAAGGAATAACATCACCATTTTCTAAGATTACAGAATTAGTAGCTCCATCAACTTTTTTTACTTTTTCATGGATAACTTGTACTTTATATTTACTCTCTAAAGTTTTGTAATCATGTCTAATATAATCAATATCGTTAAGTCCTGCAATTACAGTATTTCCAAATGGACAAGTGTAATACTCTTTGTTTTGTTCAATTAAGATTACTTCTGTTTCAGGAGAGAATTTTTTCAGATATTTAGCAGCAGTAGCTCCACCGAAACCACCTCCTACTACAACAACTCTTTTTTTATCTTTAGGTAAAGAAACACTAGTGATACTACTACAAGCAGCAAATGAAAGTGCAACTGATCCTACAAGTACTTTATTAAAATGTCTTCTATTCATCATGTTCAATCCTTTATCTTTCTACTTTAGAAAAGTAATAAGAGATTTGTTCTAACTCAGCATCAGTAAAACCTTTTGCATGTTTTTGCATCATTGTTCCTGTCTTTTCCCCATTTTTATAAGCAAGTAACGTTTGATACATAACTGTTTTACTCATACCAGCTATATATGGTGTTATAGTTGTAGATTTTCCATCAGTCCCATGACATGATGCACATGATAGAGATAACATCTTTCCTTGTAAAGCATCGTACTCTACAGCGTAAGTGAAGCTACATAGACAAAATAGTGCTATGAATAACTTTTTCATTTGTGCCCCTTTTAGTGTGTGATTTAGTGAACCTCAAAAATAAAGCTCTTAAATAATAATATTTATTTTTTCTTAAGCGAAAATTAATTTTAGGCTATAAATATTGATATATTTTGAGGTGTTACCATTCGTCTAAGTTTTATCTAAGGTTTATATGTTATAAATTTACACATAAGATGTAAAAAAAATACATATCATATGTAAAATTTTTTATGTCAATAAAATATTTTAAGGAAAGACAAATGTCAAAAAGTGAAATAAATATTTGTAAACCTTCCAAGAAAGATGCACAGAAAATTTACGAACTTGTGAAAAGTACTAAGGTATTAGATGTAAATTCTGAATACCTTTATTTGTTACAAACTACACATTTTCGTGATATTTGTTCAGTTGCAACATATGAAGATAAAGTAATTGGCTTTGTATCAGGATATATGATTCCAAATGAGCCAAATACTCTGTTTATATGGCAGGTTGCAGTTGACTCAGACTTTAGAGGAAATGATTTAGCAAGAAGATTAATTATGGACATAATTCAAAGAGAGGATTTAAATGTAAACTATTTACATACAACGGTATCTCCTAGTAATAATTCATCTATTAGGGTATTTGAAAAAGTTGCAAATCATTATGAAACTCAAATGAATAGTATGGAGTTTTTCGAAGCTAGTGATTTTACTAATCAACATGAAGAAGAGGTTCTATATAAAATAGGACCGTTTAAAAAATAAAGGAAAAAGAGAAGATGAGAATTTTTGAAAACTTAGAATCAGAGGTAAGAGGTTATATCAGGAGTTTCCCAACAATTTTTGAAAAATCAAAGGGAGCTATTTTAACAAATGAACAAGGTGAAGACTTTATTGACTTTTTTGCAGGAGCTGGAACATTAAACTATGGACACAATAATGATCACATTAGTTCTGCATTAATTGAGTATATTCAAAAAGATGGTGTTGTTCATGGACTTGATATGGCAACAAGTGCAAAAAAAGAGTTTTTACAAACTTTCCAAGACACAATCTTAGTACCAAGAAACCTTGATTATAAAGTTCAATTTACAGGACCAACTGGTACAAACTCAGTTGAAACAGCTTTAAAGCTTGCAAGACTTGTAAAGGGAAGATCAAATGTAGTTTCATTTACAAATGGTTTCCATGGTTTAACTCAAGGTTCATCTTCTGTTACTGGTAATAATGACTACAGAGATGAGAGTTATATTAGTAGAACAAATGCTACATTTATGCCTTTTGATGGTTACTTTGGTGATATGAATACAATGGCATACTTTAGAAAGTTTTTAGAAGATAGCAGTAGTGGTGTTGATATTCCAGCAGCTGTTATTGTTGAAACTATTCAAGGTGAGGGTGGAATTAATGTTGCATCTAAAGAGTGGTTACAAGAGCTTGAGTCAATTTGTAGAGAGTATGATATTTTATTAATTATTGATGATATTCAAGTTGGTAATGGTAGAAGTGGTGAATTCTTCTCATTTGAATTTGCAGGAATTAATCCAGATATCGTAACTATGTCAAAATCTATTGGTGGTGGTTTACCAATGGCACTTGTATTATTAAAGCCTGATTTAGACCAATGGAAACCTGGTGAGCATACTGGTACATTTAGAGGAAACAACTTAGCATTCGTTGCTGCAAAAGTTGCAATTGAGCAGTATTGGCAAAATGATGACTTATCAAATGCTGTTAAATACAAAGAAAAAGTAATTAAAGATGAGCTTCAAAAAATAGCTGATAAATATAAAGATGATTTAGAAGTAGTTGTTAGAGGTAGAGGTTTAGCATATGCATTTGATATTAAAAATGATAACTCAGTTGCGGGAGAACTTTCTTCTTTAGCATTTGAAGAGAAACTTATTGTTGAAACTTGTGGTAGTGAAGACCAAATTGTTAAGTTTTTACCACCATTAATTATTGATGAAGAGACTCTACTTGAAGGTTTAAAAAGATTTGATAAAGCAGTTGGAAGATTAGTAAAAGAAAAGAAAGAAAAATTAACAGGGGAGTTTTAATAGATGATTGTTAAAGATATCAAAAAAGATGTAATGGGAACTGAAAGAGAAGTATTTGCTGAAGGTGGACAATGGGTTAGTAGAAGAATGCTTTTAAAAGATGAAGGCATGGGATTCTCTTTCCACGAAACAATTATTAAAGCAAATACAAAAACGCATATCCATTATCAAAACCATTTAGAAGCAGTTTATTGTGTAGCTGGAAATGGAAAAATTGAAGATTTAGCAACAGGTGAAGTACATGACATCTATGATGGTGTTATGTATGCTTTAAACAATCATGATGACCATAACCTTTATGGTGGAAGTGAAGACATGAGACTTATTTGTGTATTCAATCCTCCAATTAAGGGAACTGAGCACCATGATGAAAATGGAGTATATCCCTTAGAGGACTAATTGTGAGATTTATCTATATTAAAAACTATTTAAATATATCAAGGGAAAAGAAATTTGAATTTATAAAGTTCATCTATAGCTTTGAAGAGTTTAATTTAATTAATCAAAAAATTGTTTTAAATGACAATGCATTAATTATAGAACTAAGCAAAGACTCTTCTTTTGATATTGCTAAAACTCAAATAGATAAATTTTTTCAAGATTATGACTATATTGAAACATTTTTTATTGACTCATTAGCCATAGAAGAAGATAATACTCTAATTTTAAAAAGAGATGATGAAGTGGTTAGGAGTGTATATATTAAATGAGACTATTAACATATAACTTGGATGAGAAACTATTAGATTATATAGATGAAGAGCAATTATATATAGTAGATATTGCAGAAGATATAAGTGATGCAATATATCACAGTGAAGTAAGGTATTACAATTTAGTAATTGTAGATTGTAATAACTACTTTGACTGTAAAAAGATATTAAGAAATATAGATAATAGAGTAACAGCAGTAGTATTTTTAGTAGATGATTGGACAAAACAGTTAGAAGTAAGTCTATTAAAAAAAGGTGCAATTTCAGTACTAAAAAAGCCAACTTCTAATGAATATATCTTAGCAAAAATGGAGTCAATCCATAGAGATAACTTTAAAAAAGAACTTTTTTATAAAGACAACTATAAAGCTGACTTAGAGGAAAAAGCCTTAGTAAGTGATGACAAAAAAGTTGTATTTAAAGGAAAGTCTTTTTCTATTTTGAGTTATCTAATAAAAAATAGATATAGAGCACCAATCTCAAAAGATGAACTACTACAAGCAAACTGGGATGAACCAGAGATGGTATCAGATAATGTAATTGAGGTTAACATTAACTCAATTAGAAATAGTCTAAAAAAAGAGTTTGATGAAAACTTTATTGAAACAGTTAGACATAGAGGCTATAAGGTAAGTATTTAACTTATAAGGAAATAAGAAAAATGAATGTAAAAGTATGTAAATTTGGAGGAAGTTCAGTAAAAGATGCCTCCCAGATAAAAAAAGTTTTTAATATTATTAAAAGCGATGAAAAAAGAAAAGTAATAGTAGTTTCTGCACCTGGTAGAGATGACACTCACAATGAAAAAATAACTGACCACTTACTAAACCTTTCAACTGATGGAAATCATTTTTGTGAACAGAAAATAGAAGTATCTGCAAAAGATAGTTTTGCTGCAATTATCAATAAGTTTGAGCAACTTTGTAAAGATTTAAAAGTAGATAGTAAGCCTATTATTGATTCCCTAGTAAAAGATTTAAATAATAACTCTTTAAAAGGTGAAAAAAGAAATGCTTTTTTTCTATCAAGGGGAGAGCACTATAATGCAAAACTTATAACTGAGTTTATGCGAAAAAATGGTTTAAATATAAAACTAATGCTTCCTGAAGATTTTGGTTTTATTCTTACATCTGAATATTGTGATGGAAAGGTTTCTAAGAAAACTCACAAAAATATTAGTGAGTACTTCAATTTTGAAAAGGCTGATTACTATTTAGTGCCTGGTTTTTATGGAATAAATGAAGATAAAGAAATTTCTGTTATGAGTAGAGGTGGAAGTGACCTTACTGGTGGAGAATTAGCTTATGCTTTAGATGCAGATATTTATGAGAATTGGACTGATACAAATGGAGTTTATGAAGTTGACCCTAGAGTGATTGAGGGAGCAAATGTTATTCCTAGACTTACTTTTAAAGAGTTAAGACTATTAAGCTCTAAAGGTTTTAACGTATTCCATTTTAATGCAATGTTAAATTGTAAAAAAAGTAAAATACCAATTAATATTAGAAATACAAATAATCCAGAACATGAAGGTACACTTATTTTAAATGAAAGAGTACCTATGGAAGACTTAGTAGGTATTGCAAAACTTGATAATATGGCTGCAATTCATTTACAAAAAGATATGTTAGCAGATGAAATAGGTTTTACAGCAGAACTTCTTAAAATCTTTAGTGAGTTTGGAATAAATACATATCACTATCCTACAGATAGAGATGATATCTCTATTTTAGTTGACCAAGAAGATTTAAAAGGTAATATTAACAATCTAAGAAGAGAGATTGAAAGAAGACTAAAAACTGATAATATCTATGTTACATACAACTTAGCAATCATTACCCTTGTAGGAATTGGACTAAGAGAGAATGCTTTTGCAATAGTAGATGCAATTACAGCATTAAAAGAAGAGAACATGTCTTTTGAGATGTTTGATATGAGTCCTTCAAAAATTTCATTCCATATTGGTGTATCTCAAAATATTTCTGACATAGCTTTGGAAACTTTATACAAAAAAATGTTATCTTAGGGGAAATTTACCCCACAAAGGATTTAGATGAGAAAAGTATTTTTGCTATTATTTGTCATAGTTAGTGTAACTTTTGCTACAACAACAAAAGAAGAAAAAGTTCAAGATAGGATAAATAATTTAGAAAAGCCTTTGTATAACCCATTTGTAGAGAACTATATTTTACATGAAATTAAGCAGTTAAGAGAAGAGAATAGAAATCTAAAAGTTGAATTACATGAAACTTTAGCAAAAAAAGAGATTACTATGTCTAACAATGTAGTTAATTATGCAACTTCAACTATTAATAATATGTTCTATATTATTGCCGCTGCTACGTCTTTACTTGTAATTGTTGGATGGACATCAATTAAAGATACAAATGAAAAAGTAAAAAATATGATTGATGAAAAGACATCAAAGATTATTGAAGAGTATGAAGAGAGACTTTTAAATTTTGAAAGAGATTTAGAAAATAGGTCTAAACAAGTAAAACGTAATCAACATGAGATTGAGGTTACCAATACAATTCACTCTTTATGGCTTAGATCAAGTCAAGAGTCAACTCCTGCAGGTAAAGTTGAAATCTATGATGAGATTTTAAATATTAGACCTGATGAAGTAGAAGCTTTAACTTACAAAGCAGATGCTGTTTTAGATATGGGTGAAGCAAACTGGGCATTAAACCTTACAAACCAAGCTTTAGAGATAGATAATTCATATGCTAATGCTTATTATCAAAGATCTAAAATCTATGCTGTTTTAGGGCAAGAAGAGAATGCAATTTTAGATTTAGAAAAAGCAATTGATTTAAATGAACAGTATGTTGAAGAAATAGAAAATGATGAAGAGTTTGAAACTCTAATTAATAATGAAAAAATTCAAGATATACTTAAATTAAAAGCAACAGTTTAGACTTCTTTTGGAAGTCTTTTACTGTATAAAAACAGTAAAGAAAATAGTGCAAAAATAGTTGAATAAAGAAATAGATTCTCTCCATAAAGCCAACCTGCAAGTAAAGCTCCTAAAAAACCACCTAATCCATAAGCTACCCCAAACATAAACTGTTGAGCAAGTTTTTTATTTTCATATAGTGAGTATAGATAAATCACTACTGCACTATGGAATAATCCAAATGAAAAGGCATGGATACCTTGACTTATAAAAGTAAGTGTCAGATTATCTGGATACATATAAACAATAAACCATCTAAGTGCTGTCACTGCTACAGAAAACTTGATTAAAGCAAGTAGATTTTTCTTTAAAAGTGGTCCTTGAAAATAAAGAATAAATATTTCACATATAACACCAAAAGACCAAAGATATGAAGTCATTTCAAGACTAATCCCATGCTCTGTTTCATAAATAGTAAAGAAGTTATAAAAAGCACCAAAACTTAACTGCATAAAAAACAGACTTATCCAAAAAGGCCAATATTTAAAGAAAGAGAATTCACTATTAGATTTTGATTCATCATGGCTAACATCATCATATCTAAGTAATAAGAAGGCAAATAGTACAGTTAGTACATTCACTGTTAAATAGTAATGAAGTGCAACATATGGGTTTGTAAGAAACTGTGCTAGTACAAGTGAGATGATCATAAACCCAATTGAGCCATAAAGCCTTGATTTACCATATCTTCCTTTTCCTAATACCTTTACAGCAGTAACTTCTAAGTAAGGTAATATCATAGATAAACAAGCTGCTAAAACAGCATTATTTATCATAAGTAAATAAAGATTCTCTAAAGTTACATAAAGCATTAAAGAACAAGCTACAGATAAGAGTAGGGCTGTTTTAAATACATTTTGATTTAATGTAATATGCTTTAAAAATAAAAATGGAGTAATAAACTTCATAAGTGGTGCAATAGCAAATACTACACCAATCTCAAAAGCTGAATAGCCAATATCGTGTAGAACTTTTGGTAAGAATATTACGTATACTCCAACCGCTGCAAAATAGAAAAAATAAAATGCAGAGAGTTTAAAGAAAAGCATCTATTCTTTTGTTTCTATAACAGTTGTTTTGGTAAGTAAATCTTGTATAGTCTTTTTATCTTTTCTGAAAAAAGGTAAAAATGCTAAAAGTATCGTAGTTGCAGAAACTAGAAATATTATATATCTAAGAATTGCTTTTGGTAATGATATTTTTTCTTTAGTATTATCATCAATTAGTTTGATTGAATAAGCTTTAAAACCAGGAGTTTGCCCTTTAACTATCCAAAAAAGAACAATTATAAGACCAAAAACTAAAGCTGTAATCCATCTTGCTTCATCACTTCCTTGGAAATCATCTTTTCCATCCATGATTAAATAAGTAGTTATATACATAATCGGCATCATAATCATAAACATATCAACGATAAATGCTTTGATTCTATTGCCAATTGGTGCAGAGGCGAAAGAGTCTTTTATCTCTTCAGTAGTTGAAGAAGACTCCTTAGAAACATTTCCTTGTTTTATATCTCGCCATCTGTTTGCCATGAAGATTAGTTTCCTCTACTTCCTGGTTTATATGCAACACTACCATCTTTACATAAAGGACAATCTTCTGGAGAATACATTTCAAAAGTAAAGTCATCTAATGCAAAAAGTGGTTTATCTAATGGTAGTTTACAGTTATCTTTAGGTTCAGAATCAGAACCCTCTCTTGAACAGAAACCTCTATTTGCTAAAGCTGCATAAGCAACAATATTTCCACCATCATTTTCTACTTGTTTTGCTGCTTCAAGAGCTGAACCACCAGTTGTGATAATATCTTCACAAATAATATAGTTCTCACCTTCTTGTACTTCAAAACCTCTTCTAATAGTCATTTCGCCATCTACTCTTTCTGCAAAGATAAATCTTACATCAAGTGCAGTTGCAAGTGCAAAACCAGCAACTAGTCCACCAAGTGCAGGAGAACATACAGCATCTACTTTGATTCCAGAGTTTTTAATTTGTTCAGCTAAAGCTTCTGCTAGAAGCTTTGCAGTTTTAGGGTCTTCTAAAACTTTTGCTGATTGTAAATAAAACTGTGAGTGGTTACCACTACTTAATTTAAAGTGTCCTTCTAAAAGGGCATTAGCATCTCTATAAATTTGTTCTACGTTCATAATTATACCGTTAAAATTTCTTGTTCTTTTGCTTTTAAAGTCTCATCAGCTTTTACAACATAAGAATCAGTAATTTTTTGAATTTCGTCTAATGCTCTTTTGTTTTCATCGTCAGTAATCTCTTTTTCTTTGTGTAAAGCTTTTACTTTATCATTTGAGTGTTTTCTAACATTTCTAATAGCAACTTTTGCATTATCAGTCATACCCTTAGCTTGTTTAGCACTCTCTTGTCTTTGCTCTACAGTCATTGGAGGGAAGAATAATTTAATTACATCACCATCATTATTTGGGTTTACACCAATGTTTGCAGCATTGATTGCTTGCTCAACTTCACCTAAAAGATTCTTTTCCCAAGGGTTAACAACAATTGTTGTAGCATCAGTTGCAGTTACTGAACCAACTTGGTTAAGTGGAGTAGGGTTTCCATAATAATCAATTGAAATCCCTTCTAGGATATTTGTGTTAACTTTTCCAGTTCTTAAAGTTTTATAATCTCTTTTTAAAGCCTCAATAGACTTTTCCATATGATCTTTAGTTTCTTCATAGATTTCTTCTAACATTGTATTCTCCTTGATTGTTTATCTAATTGAAATTTGTAAAAGATTATACCATTATAATCTTTTATATATTGATTTATTGAGTCAAATTTGAAAGCTACTAACTTAAAAAAGTTAGTAGTTAAAGGTTTGTTTTTTAGAAGTAAAAGATACTCCATTTTAAAACAAATTATTTACTTTCAGGAATTGTAGGAACTACAGGTGCAGCATTAGTTGGTGCAGCAGGTGCAGTTGTTT carries:
- a CDS encoding YchJ family protein; the encoded protein is MKISGNSFCPCGSLKKYKKCCRLFHFGETPLTALELMKSRYSAYVANNQDYIISTTHRDNAEYTTDIQGWKDSINNFSKYSDFRKLEILDFIDGQEVSYVTFKATIFQGAIDSSFVEKSKFLKVDGRWLYHSGEFVQ
- a CDS encoding YaaA family protein, with amino-acid sequence MKILLAPAETKNSGGENKPFCKENFFLEELFEKREEIFNTYEEYVSSLTIEELSKWFGLKKLEEVEKYKESLKDKPTMKAINRYEGVAFDALDYKNLDEKTQKYIDENVLLFSNLFGPIKANDLIPDYKYKQGAKLPNINVEKFYLENFSDSLDEFVGEEVIDLRAGFYEKFYKVKKANVLTFKFIKDGKVVSHWAKFYRGKLLQEIAKNDIKNHSEFMQIQIPGLKLEEIQEKKNVKLLIMSIED
- a CDS encoding NAD(P)/FAD-dependent oxidoreductase; this encodes MMNRRHFNKVLVGSVALSFAACSSITSVSLPKDKKRVVVVGGGFGGATAAKYLKKFSPETEVILIEQNKEYYTCPFGNTVIAGLNDIDYIRHDYKTLESKYKVQVIHEKVKKVDGATNSVILENGDVIPYHRAIVSPGIDFKYEKGYVEGSEMYAPHAYKAGAQTTLLREQLEGMNDGGTYVMVAPANPFRCPPGPYERISLVAHYLKTHKPNSKIIILDQKNKFSKQGLFQEGWENLYGDMIEWRSAEFGGKVISVDPKKLEITTEDEVVKADVLNYIPSQKAGQLAFDSGLTKGDWCPVNTKTFESRLVENVHVIGDASIATKMPKSGFSANSQAKIAALQITRLLKNKPVVNPPKLANTCYSLIAPNYGITVAAVYEAHEDGIRTVPGAGGLSPMGADASFRALEAEYAVGWYQNQTADIFK
- a CDS encoding c-type cytochrome, which codes for MKKLFIALFCLCSFTYAVEYDALQGKMLSLSCASCHGTDGKSTTITPYIAGMSKTVMYQTLLAYKNGEKTGTMMQKHAKGFTDAELEQISYYFSKVER
- the ectA gene encoding diaminobutyrate acetyltransferase; protein product: MSKSEINICKPSKKDAQKIYELVKSTKVLDVNSEYLYLLQTTHFRDICSVATYEDKVIGFVSGYMIPNEPNTLFIWQVAVDSDFRGNDLARRLIMDIIQREDLNVNYLHTTVSPSNNSSIRVFEKVANHYETQMNSMEFFEASDFTNQHEEEVLYKIGPFKK
- the ectB gene encoding diaminobutyrate--2-oxoglutarate transaminase, whose translation is MRIFENLESEVRGYIRSFPTIFEKSKGAILTNEQGEDFIDFFAGAGTLNYGHNNDHISSALIEYIQKDGVVHGLDMATSAKKEFLQTFQDTILVPRNLDYKVQFTGPTGTNSVETALKLARLVKGRSNVVSFTNGFHGLTQGSSSVTGNNDYRDESYISRTNATFMPFDGYFGDMNTMAYFRKFLEDSSSGVDIPAAVIVETIQGEGGINVASKEWLQELESICREYDILLIIDDIQVGNGRSGEFFSFEFAGINPDIVTMSKSIGGGLPMALVLLKPDLDQWKPGEHTGTFRGNNLAFVAAKVAIEQYWQNDDLSNAVKYKEKVIKDELQKIADKYKDDLEVVVRGRGLAYAFDIKNDNSVAGELSSLAFEEKLIVETCGSEDQIVKFLPPLIIDEETLLEGLKRFDKAVGRLVKEKKEKLTGEF
- a CDS encoding ectoine synthase, producing MIVKDIKKDVMGTEREVFAEGGQWVSRRMLLKDEGMGFSFHETIIKANTKTHIHYQNHLEAVYCVAGNGKIEDLATGEVHDIYDGVMYALNNHDDHNLYGGSEDMRLICVFNPPIKGTEHHDENGVYPLED
- a CDS encoding winged helix-turn-helix domain-containing protein — protein: MRLLTYNLDEKLLDYIDEEQLYIVDIAEDISDAIYHSEVRYYNLVIVDCNNYFDCKKILRNIDNRVTAVVFLVDDWTKQLEVSLLKKGAISVLKKPTSNEYILAKMESIHRDNFKKELFYKDNYKADLEEKALVSDDKKVVFKGKSFSILSYLIKNRYRAPISKDELLQANWDEPEMVSDNVIEVNINSIRNSLKKEFDENFIETVRHRGYKVSI
- a CDS encoding aspartate kinase, with translation MNVKVCKFGGSSVKDASQIKKVFNIIKSDEKRKVIVVSAPGRDDTHNEKITDHLLNLSTDGNHFCEQKIEVSAKDSFAAIINKFEQLCKDLKVDSKPIIDSLVKDLNNNSLKGEKRNAFFLSRGEHYNAKLITEFMRKNGLNIKLMLPEDFGFILTSEYCDGKVSKKTHKNISEYFNFEKADYYLVPGFYGINEDKEISVMSRGGSDLTGGELAYALDADIYENWTDTNGVYEVDPRVIEGANVIPRLTFKELRLLSSKGFNVFHFNAMLNCKKSKIPINIRNTNNPEHEGTLILNERVPMEDLVGIAKLDNMAAIHLQKDMLADEIGFTAELLKIFSEFGINTYHYPTDRDDISILVDQEDLKGNINNLRREIERRLKTDNIYVTYNLAIITLVGIGLRENAFAIVDAITALKEENMSFEMFDMSPSKISFHIGVSQNISDIALETLYKKMLS
- a CDS encoding tetratricopeptide repeat protein: MRKVFLLLFVIVSVTFATTTKEEKVQDRINNLEKPLYNPFVENYILHEIKQLREENRNLKVELHETLAKKEITMSNNVVNYATSTINNMFYIIAAATSLLVIVGWTSIKDTNEKVKNMIDEKTSKIIEEYEERLLNFERDLENRSKQVKRNQHEIEVTNTIHSLWLRSSQESTPAGKVEIYDEILNIRPDEVEALTYKADAVLDMGEANWALNLTNQALEIDNSYANAYYQRSKIYAVLGQEENAILDLEKAIDLNEQYVEEIENDEEFETLINNEKIQDILKLKATV
- a CDS encoding MFS transporter, with the protein product MLFFKLSAFYFFYFAAVGVYVIFLPKVLHDIGYSAFEIGVVFAIAPLMKFITPFLFLKHITLNQNVFKTALLLSVACSLMLYVTLENLYLLMINNAVLAACLSMILPYLEVTAVKVLGKGRYGKSRLYGSIGFMIISLVLAQFLTNPYVALHYYLTVNVLTVLFAFLLLRYDDVSHDESKSNSEFSFFKYWPFWISLFFMQLSFGAFYNFFTIYETEHGISLEMTSYLWSFGVICEIFILYFQGPLLKKNLLALIKFSVAVTALRWFIVYMYPDNLTLTFISQGIHAFSFGLFHSAVVIYLYSLYENKKLAQQFMFGVAYGLGGFLGALLAGWLYGENLFLYSTIFALFSLLFLYSKRLPKEV
- a CDS encoding RDD family protein, whose translation is MANRWRDIKQGNVSKESSSTTEEIKDSFASAPIGNRIKAFIVDMFMIMMPIMYITTYLIMDGKDDFQGSDEARWITALVFGLIIVLFWIVKGQTPGFKAYSIKLIDDNTKEKISLPKAILRYIIFLVSATTILLAFLPFFRKDKKTIQDLLTKTTVIETKE
- the pyrE gene encoding orotate phosphoribosyltransferase, which translates into the protein MNVEQIYRDANALLEGHFKLSSGNHSQFYLQSAKVLEDPKTAKLLAEALAEQIKNSGIKVDAVCSPALGGLVAGFALATALDVRFIFAERVDGEMTIRRGFEVQEGENYIICEDIITTGGSALEAAKQVENDGGNIVAYAALANRGFCSREGSDSEPKDNCKLPLDKPLFALDDFTFEMYSPEDCPLCKDGSVAYKPGSRGN
- the frr gene encoding ribosome recycling factor encodes the protein MLEEIYEETKDHMEKSIEALKRDYKTLRTGKVNTNILEGISIDYYGNPTPLNQVGSVTATDATTIVVNPWEKNLLGEVEQAINAANIGVNPNNDGDVIKLFFPPMTVEQRQESAKQAKGMTDNAKVAIRNVRKHSNDKVKALHKEKEITDDENKRALDEIQKITDSYVVKADETLKAKEQEILTV